CGGCCTCTATTTCGGCTCCTACAAGGCGCCCCGTGAAATGGTGTGGCTGCTGGGCCTCGTCATCTTCCTGCTCATGATGGCGACCGCCTTCATGGGCTATGTCCTTCCCTGGGGGCAGATGTCCTACTGGGGTGCAAAGGTCATTACCGGCCTGTTCGGCGCGATTCCCGTGGTAGGCGAGCCGGTCCAGACCTGGCTGCTGGGCGGCTTCGCCCCCGGCAACGCCTCGCTCAACCGCTTCTTCTCGCTGCACTTCTTGCTGCCCTTCGTGATCGCGGGGGTCATCATCCTGCATATCTGGGCGCTGCATATTCCGGGTTCCTCGAACCCGACCGGCGTGGAAGTGAAGGGGCCGCAGGACACCGTTCCGTTCCACCCCTATTATACCGCGAAGGACGGTTTCGGCGTTGGCGTCTTCCTGATTCTGTTCGCGATCATGCTGTTCTTCGCGCCCAACTATCTGGGCCATCCGGACAATTATATCGAAGCGAACCCGCTTTCGACGCCCGCGCATATCGTACCCGAATGGTATTTCTGGCCCTTCTACGCGATCCTGCGCGCCTTCACGGTCGACTTCTTCTTCGTGCCGGCCAAGCTGCTGGGCGTGCTGGCGATGTTCGCGTCGATCCTGCTGCTCTTCTTCCTGCCCTGGCTCGACACGTCGCCGGTGCGGTCGGGCAGCTATAGGCCGACCTTCAAGAAGTTCTTCTGGATCCTCGTCATCGACGTCGCGGTCCTGGGCTATTGTGGCGGCGCGCCGGCGGCGGAACCCTATGTGATGATCAGTCAGGTGGCTGCGGCTTATTATTTCGCGCACTTCCTCATCGTCCTGCCGCTGATCTCGCGCTTCGAAAAACCGCTGCCGCTACCCGGCTCGATCACCGAGGCGGTGCTGGCGAAATATGGCAAGACCGACGGCGAAACCGCCGCAGTCCCGGCCGAATAAGGGGTAGACAGATATGGTTCGCATCGGCGCATTTCTCGTCGGCCTCTTCTTCGCGGGCTGGCTTTTCATCTCCTTCCTCGTGGGCGCATATTCCTACGTCACCGATCCGCCCGCCAAGACGGTGGAGCATGAATTCCATCGCGATCCCAAGCATGTGTCCTTCTCCTTCGACGGACCCTTCGGCAAATATGACCAGCAGCAGCTCCAGCGCGGTTTCCAGGTGTTCAAGGAAGTCTGCTCGGCCTGCCACAGCCTGAAGTTCGTCGCGTTCCGCGATCTGGAAGCGCTGGGCTATAATGAGGCGGAGGTGAAGGCGATCGCCAAGCAGTGGGCGATCAAGACCCCCGACGTCGATCCCGCCACCGGCGAGGCATCGAGCCGCGATCCGGTTCCGGCCGATCATTTCCCCAAGCCCTTCGCGAACAATGTCGCGGCGGCGGCGGCGAACAACAATGCGATCCCGCCGGACCTGTCGCTGATGACCAAGGCGCGCCACCATGGCCCGGCCTATGTCTATTCGCTGCTGACGGGGTTCCAGGCGCAGCCGGCTGAACTGCTCAAGGAGTTCCCGGACGCCAAGACGCCGGAGGGGCTGCACTACAACCCCTATTTCGCCAACCTGAACCTGGCCATGGCGCCGCCGCTGACGGCCGAGGGCCAAGTGACCTATGGCGACGGCACCAAGCCGACGGTGGACCAG
This genomic stretch from Sphingobium sp. BYY-5 harbors:
- a CDS encoding cytochrome b/b6 produces the protein MSFPWAEHYAPKHPLMQWVDEKLPLPRLVYNAIGAGYPVPRNLNYFWNFGVLAGLALVIQIVTGVIMAMHYGANDLVAFSTVEQTMRDVNAGWLMRYAHANGASFFFIVVYLHIFRGLYFGSYKAPREMVWLLGLVIFLLMMATAFMGYVLPWGQMSYWGAKVITGLFGAIPVVGEPVQTWLLGGFAPGNASLNRFFSLHFLLPFVIAGVIILHIWALHIPGSSNPTGVEVKGPQDTVPFHPYYTAKDGFGVGVFLILFAIMLFFAPNYLGHPDNYIEANPLSTPAHIVPEWYFWPFYAILRAFTVDFFFVPAKLLGVLAMFASILLLFFLPWLDTSPVRSGSYRPTFKKFFWILVIDVAVLGYCGGAPAAEPYVMISQVAAAYYFAHFLIVLPLISRFEKPLPLPGSITEAVLAKYGKTDGETAAVPAE
- a CDS encoding cytochrome c1: MVRIGAFLVGLFFAGWLFISFLVGAYSYVTDPPAKTVEHEFHRDPKHVSFSFDGPFGKYDQQQLQRGFQVFKEVCSACHSLKFVAFRDLEALGYNEAEVKAIAKQWAIKTPDVDPATGEASSRDPVPADHFPKPFANNVAAAAANNNAIPPDLSLMTKARHHGPAYVYSLLTGFQAQPAELLKEFPDAKTPEGLHYNPYFANLNLAMAPPLTAEGQVTYGDGTKPTVDQMAQDVSAFLAWTAEPKLENRHAAGLGTVIFLLIATALAYLSYQNIWADKKKAA